Genomic window (Xenopus laevis strain J_2021 chromosome 3S, Xenopus_laevis_v10.1, whole genome shotgun sequence):
tttgaaaaatcaatagacttttttgcttattttaagTATACCAACCTTGCTGCAGTAGAGCTTGCAATTTAATTTCTATACTACAGACACATGTGTGTGAAATTTGATGATGGCATCCAAGCTGAGTGCAGATGAGATTTGCGTGTTAATTGAAGTGCACAtaatttaagacaaaaaaaaaaaaaaacaagtatagaATGAAATTACAGCTCATTGCTGCCCCCTGCTGTACCAATGGTGTTGGTAGTGACCTTGAGCCAAAAGCTGGCCCAGCTTAATAGCCTTGCAGAGTGGCAAATAAGTGGGGGATGAGGGGATAAAGCTGGTGCCTGAATCACAGATACTTAAcacataaaatgttattattctgGCAAAAATGTCCCAGGAATTAAACTGCAGTATCTGCCCAAAGTGGGTCAGTCCTCCTAGCGGCCAGTGCTAAACCTCCAACATCACGTTAAAGGAGACAAACACCCTTTTTTATTCagtacattgatttttttaaccatttgtctTCACTATTGGGTGCAGTCAGTGGGTACTGCATATTTGTATGCTTAGTATTATTctctgcccagacagaggggaaggtggggggtacatacagaatgaggaaccacagatggaccctgcccagacagaggggaaggtgagaggtacatacagaatgagaaaccacagatggagcctgcccagacagaggggaaggtgaggggcacatacagaatgaggaaccacagatggaccctgcccagacagaggggaaggtgagggataaatacagaatgaggaactacagatggaccctgcccagacagaggggaaggtggggggtacatacagaatgaggaaccatagatggagcctgcccagacagaggggaaggtggggggtacatacagaatgagaaaccacagatggagcctgcccagacagagcggaaggtgaggggcacatacagaatgagaaaccacagatggagcctgcccagacagaggggaagatgaggggcacatacagaatgaggaaccacagatggaccctgcccagacagaggggaaggtgagggataaatacagaatgaggaaccacagatggaccctgcccagacagaggggaaggtggggggtacatacagaatgagaaaccacagatggaccctgcccagacagaggggaaggtgaggggtaaatacagaatgagaaaccacagatggaccctgcccagacagaggggaaggtgaggggtacatacagaatgagaaaccacagatggagcctgcccagacagaggggaaggtgaggggcacatacagaatgaggaaccacagatggaccctgcccagacagaggggaaggtgagggataaatacagaatgaggaaccacagatggaccctgcccagacagaggggaaggtggggggtacatacagaatgaggaaccatagatggagcctgcccagacagaggggaaggtggggggtacatacagaatgagaaaccacagatggagcctgcccagacagagcggaaggtgaggggcacatacagaatgagaaaccacagatggagcctgcccagacagaggggaaggtgaggggcacatacagaatgaggaaccacagatggaccctgcccagacagaggggaaggtgagggataaatacagaatgaggaaccacagatggaccctgcccagacagaggggaaggtggggggtacatacagaatgagaaaccacagatcgagcctgcccagacagaggggaaggtgagaggtacatacagaatgaggaaccacagatggaccctgcccagacagaggggaaggtgaggggtacatacagaatgagaaaccacagatggagcctgcccagacagaggggaaggtgagaggtacatacagaatgaggaaccacagatggagcctgcttTTGCCAGTTCCCAGACTCTGAGTCAGGTGACCCCAaactagtgataggtgaatctgacctgtttcactttgccaaaaattagcaaaacgtcaAACATTTGCTGAAATGCACTGAAGTGTATTGCcgaatgacaatttttttcacccattacagtTTATGTCATTTTCACAGCGAaagatttcgctcatcactaccatttttattattaccattattattatgaCCATTATTATTgtgaccattattattattaccattattattattaccattattattattaccattattattatgaCCATTATTATTgtgaccattattattattaccattattattattaccattattaaAGAGGCGCTTTTGCAGCCGGGTGTCAGACGTCCACTTTTCCATTTTCGTTTATAAGAATGAATTTCATACTGTGCCGAGTGCCTTTTTCAAATCCCATCAGTTCCGACTCGCTACACGTTTCCAGGTCACGATAAACCCCATTGTAATTGGAAATGTCCTTATCTCCTGCTGACAAGCTGCCCTGCGGCCTCACTCTGTATTGTGTCGTGTGATAACCAGGAGAGGGGCCGAGGGTTTTCACCCCCGATCTAATGTAAGTGTAACGCTGACGTCTCCATTAGTCACCCCCGGAATTGCTCAGGGGATCACAGAAACGTCATGTGAAACATGGACCCCGTGGGAACAATGCGACTGCGCAATGGCTGTATCTTTATTCATGTGCAACAAGAGAATCTGATGGGgttcagcctgaaggtcagttagggggagatttggggtgagtgcttatttgtaccctgggtacccctggaactatagcagggtgacaccccaatgtttctatatatctgtaaccttgttatgagctaagggggcccagtctgaaggtcagtttgggggagatttggggtgagtgattatttgtaccctgggtacccctggaactatagcagggtgacaccccaatgtttctatatatctgtaaccttgttatgagctaagggggcccagcctgaaggtcagttagggggagatttggggtgagggcttatttgtaccctgggtacccctggaactatagcagggtgacaccccaatgtttctatatatctgtaaacttgttatgagctaaggtggcccagtctgaaggtcagttagggggagatttggggtgagtgtttatttgtaccctgggtacccctggaactatagcagggtgacaccccaatgtttctatatatctgtaaccttgttatgagctaagggggcccagtctgaaggccagttagggggggatttggggtgagtctttatttgtgccctgggtacccctggaattatagcagggtgacaccccaatgtttctatatatctgtaaccttgttatgagctaagggggcccagcctgaaggtcagttagggggagatttggggtgagtgcttatttgtaccctgggtacccctggaactatagcagggtgactgttaccccaatgtttctatatatctgtaaccttgttatgagctaagggggcccagtctgaaggtcagttagggggagatttggggtgagtgcttatttgtaccctgggtacccctggaactatagcagggtgacaccccaatgtttctatatatctgtaaccttgttatgagctaagggggcccagcctgaaggtcagttagggggagatttggggtgagggcttatttgtaccctgggtacccctggaactatagcagggtgacaccccaatgtttctatatatctgtaaccttgttatgagctaaggtggcccagtctgaaggtcagttagggggagatttggggtgagtgtttatttgtaccctgggtacccctggaactatagcagggtgacaccccaatgtttctatatatctgtaaccttgttatgagctaagggggcccagtctgaaggccagttagggggggatttggggtgagtctttatttgtgccctgggtacccctggaattatagcagggtgacaccccaatgtttctatatatctgtaaccttgttatgagctaagggggcccagcctgaaggtcagttagggggagatttggggtgagtgcttatttgtaccctgggtacccctggaactatagcagggtgactgttaccccaatgtttctatatatctgtaaccttgttatgagctaagggggcccagtctgaaggtcagttagggggagatttggggtgagtgcttatttgtaccctgggtacccctggaactatagcagggtgacaccccaatgtttctatatatctgtaaccttgttatgagctaagggggcccagtctgaaggtcagttagggggagatttggggtgagtgcttatttgtaccctgtgtacccctggaactatagcagggggaaATGTAGATATGTTACCTGGGAAGAATCTCAACATCACCCAAGATGGCTCCTTTAGTTTTATGCCATTACTGACAGGATCCTGATTGGTggatcatacagtatataaatacataattaaacCTTACACTCGtcatttaatttttctggccaaaACCAAACCTTTCAGTAAGTCAAGTGGTCTAACATGATGCCCAGAGTCCACTCTCTGCTAGATTACCCAGTAGGCTATTCAAAAAAATGACGATATATCTGTACACAACATAAACAGGTTGTAATGCAGGgaaatttcagtacaaatgcaggactgcgggttgatctTTCAAAATCTGGACGGCCTCGtttaaaacaggacagttgggaggtatgctctagaCATTTTTGGTGGCCGGCAGATTTTGGCCCCAAAATTGtatgaaattgaggaaagtcacagtaaaatgcgagaatgcttaaggGACGGGAAACTGGGCTACAGAGCCAGAAATCAGGTAACTCaagacttctacacaagtcagtcccattgcatgctgggtattgtattCTTACGTTAAACTTGGCAGTCGACAAatggttaaacaaaaactacattacccaacatgcattgggagacacaggcttggcacattagggcaaaaaaaaaactttggatggTTTCCAAAGCGCAAACCAGCCCAAAAACTAAAACCCGTCtgtgctttaaattagtagcccatagctacggttgccaccttttctgggaaaaaaaataccggccttcagatataattaacttttttcccttttcataacagtgggatcaaccatcattttaacaGGCCAGGCCGGTTAAAACCCTATTTGCCACCcgaccggtattttactggcctggccggtaaaaatgttggttgatgccaatgttatttatagggaaaacccataaactataggaaggctggtattctttttccagaaaaggtggcgaccctacccacagcccatgattaagtgtccttgcgGGTATGAAACGTGCGGGGCGGATGGAGatctaggggtaagcagagtaggcacgtgcctagggcacaaagctgggggggggcaccaggcacgtacctgctctgtcgcctaccccgtctctccccgactgccactggTATCTTTCGcataaatgcgcttctgcgcatgcgcacacctCATTTTGTGCCAAGTTTTGCGCATGACCAGTTGAGCGCGCACTGAGCCGGCGCcatggccgggttggcccggctctggtggagatgcaagtatacattttttgaCTTTGACtaataaattgattttttaactaaaaatattttggtcctgtggatccgtttgagtgtcGGACAGTCCTGCTCTTTTTGTCGTATATCCTTTAAATTTGTAGCCTGATTTGTCTGGAACACCTCCAACCTGGCTCAGGGCTGCTGGGAGGGATTACCACCCCCACATGCCCATGACTTcggctgcactgctggttctgactcccaaGAGAATTTAGcaagggaaaacttttttttttaacagaggagcccactgtttcaggagtcagacacCAGTAAGTGATTAACACTTTACAGGGGGGAAGCTAAAGTTCTAGGGGTGCATTTAAAGGACTGTTGCCCGTATCCCCCAGTTCAGCCCTTCCCTCGTGGCTCCCAGACCTTTCAGCACCAGCCCAGTCAGAAACTCTTCAGAACACAATAACCCACTCCAGTCCCACCCCAGCTCCCTCTTTTCACAATGTCTCCAGGCTACTTCCGGTTGGCAGGTAAACTTCCGGCCCCGCGCTCTGAGCTCACAGGTCCTGGCAGGGAAATGGACATTTTTTCCATCTTAAATGACGGATTTCCATGGGGTGGTGAGTAAGACGAGACACTTCACTTTGTCATTACATTCCTCTTAGGACTTGAGGTGGAACGCAACTTCCTGGTTAAATGGAACGCAAGAGTAGACAACGCGCAAGCGTACGGAAGGCGGTGAGGACGCGTGCAGGTCTGTACCAATCAGATTGTCTGGGGGCGTGAGCTTGCCGTCCAGTCGCAATTCAGCGGTGTTACGTGATCAGCAGTATGGCTTCCCTCCAGGCAAATGCAACTATTTCTTTGCAGGTCAGTTAAACATCCCTATGTAGGACTTTTTTAGGGAAgcctttaaaaatgcatttgcccTGGGACACCACCACTACTTAGGGGTCCCCTTGGTGGGACTTTATTAAAAATGCCAAATTACCCAGCAGCCCCCTTTCCAGTTTTGATGTTTGTTCTGGCCAGGCTGGAAGGAGAATATTCCTACAGAAAGAATGGGGAATGCTTGCTGTGAGATAAGGTTTGTGTAAATTCTGTacagtattaaaggaattgtgcacctctagattaacttttagtatttttttagtaTCAAGagaggttttcattatttgtggcttttgatttatttagctttttattcagcagctctccagtaattTCAACACTCTGGTTTGTagagtccaaatttccctagcaaccatgcactgatttgaattagagactggaataggaataggagaggcctgaatagaaagaggaggaataaaaagtagcaataacaatacatttgtagccttacagagcatttgttttttagatggggtcagtgacccccatttgaaagttagaaagagtaagaagaagaagggaaataattcaaaaactatgaaaaagagaatcagccattctataatatactaaaagcgaacttaaaagtgaaccgcccctttaatatagtaacatagtaagttaggttgaaaaaagacacacgtccatcaagtgcaaccttttaactgccagttgatccagaggaaggcaaaaacccatctgaagcctctccaatttgcctcagagggggaaaaattccttcctgactccaaaatggcaatgggaccagtccctggatcaacttgtactatgagctctctcccatatccctgtattccctcacttgctaaacaccatccaaccccttcttatacctatctaatgtatcagcctgtaccactgattcacttcccagctctccctgtaacacccctttccctcctctaatctcattggctccctcctgtctgctgggaggagctactggtgaataaagcatccgacccttccttgtacctatctaatgtatcagcctgtacccctgattcacttcccagctctccctgtaacacccctttccctcctctaatctcattggctccctcctgtctgctgggaggagctactggtgaataaagcatccgacccttccttatacctatctaatgtatcagcctcttTGACTAGTAAAGCAAAGCCCTGGATAGGGAATTTACTAGTCACACATAATATTTGCTGACTCTGTGTCTTTCCCCCATTACAGTACCAAACTGCACCCCTGGAGTCCAGTCATATTCCTGGTTCCCCGCACTCGGTCCATGTTCTTCTGGAGGGTTATTCCAAAGATGTGGGAGGGGACATGTTCCAGGCAGACGGCTCGGTCACCCTCATACAGGGACCTCTGACTGTGCTGGTTGACACTGCAGGGCCGTGGTCCCGCGATTCCCTTCTTCAGTCTCTTCAGAATCAGGGTGTAGCTCCTGCTGACGTCACCCATGTGATCTGCACCCACGGACACTCTGACCATGTGGGAAACCTTAACCTTTTCTCTCACGCAGAGATCCTGGTGTCCTATGATCTGTGGCGCAACGGTTACTATGTGGCTCACGACTTCCGTGCTGGAGTCCCTTACGTGTTGCCTGGAGGAGAGGGACTGGAAGTGGTGGCTACTCCTGGTCACACGGGAAGTGATATCTCGCTCCTTGTGCCTGGCACCTCTCTAGGGACCGTTGTAGTGGCCGGAGACCTCTTTGAGCGGGAAGGAGATGGAGATAGTTGGCGGCCATTAAGTGAAGATCCAGAGAGGCAGGAGGACAGCAGAGCAGCCATACTAAAGGTGGCAGATGTGATAATACCTGGGCATGGGCCACCATTTAGGGTCATAAAGCATGGGCAACTTGCTCAACAAGAGACAAAGAATAACTAAGGAGCGAGAAAATGCTGTGCCCGGCAAGGTCTGCCTACTGCCTATTCTCATAGTAGGACTGTAATAAAGACTATCCATACAGAAAAATTCCTGCCACGGCAAATGTGTGATTATAAGTGGTTAGATCTTTCTGCCCAGTTACTCCAAGCTTGCTGCTCCCAAAAGCTGGTACAGTGGTCATTGAGGTAAAGGGTCTGACAATCAGCAGGAGTTACAGAGGTTCCTGGGCTGCTTTAGGGACTATATCAATGGACCAACGACACCCAGTCTGCTACAGTGAGGATATTAAATAACGTGTACTGGCACCAAGGCTGCTACACTGAGTGTACATGTAGTAATCTAAGGGCTTTCCTGattaaatgataagtaaacctttaaaataagtgaatgtaaaattttctgaccaccaagtagacaaggaaattgtcaggggaaagaaagaggctgctctgaagttcttctgcttaggaaagatgtgagaaaggtttctaattcttttcctaagcagaagaacatcagcctctttctttctcctgacaacttccttgactacttgctggtcagactggtgggaaactgaccagcaggtggcgctgttgtaacaaaattcattcatattaacagtacatgtatcccttaatatcttggaataaaaacaaaataaatggatgtaaattacaaaaatgcttagaatagccccctcgtcaattacacattaatttattttaaaggtttacttatcctttaaatgaatCATATTGATTTCTTGTTTACTTAGGTAAGAATTCATACATCCCACCCTAACTGCAGTTAACTTCCCTGGGCACTAGTGTGGCTCCATCCCAGGGGTTTCCCTTTGCTGTTGCACTCACTGtcacacactcactgtcacacactcactgtcacacactcactgtcacacTCATAGTCACAAACAGATGTGcccaggtggggggggggaagtaccTGGATATGGGTGAGAACTGCAGCCAGCaaactttgtgtgtgtgtcccaCAGTGATAGGATTCCCTCTGAGCCGTATGTTTCGCTGCCCCTGGCTCAGAGCCATTTAGGGGCTGGagagaaaaaagcacaaaaaaactgaAGGCACATTGACCCCCCGACACAAAGTATTTGGCTGCCACTGTGTGTTACCAGTGTGACTGAGCAGCAGATCAATAGATGAAACTTTGACGGCTTTAGGAAAGAATGTTGTGTAACAGTTGTGATGTCACTTACACGGAACTAGTGATAAATCTTTCCATATTCTGCCTGATGTAAAGTCATTCTGCTGATCTGTAAAGAGATACAGTATCATCAAGCCATAAACATTTAGTGACTAAATACTTGTTGTCTTCCTTCTCATGAGGCTCAGTGTTGTGTTTAGAGGATTTCCAAACAACTTCATTAACCAATTATATTCTTTTTCATTGTAAAACTAGCGTGGCAGCAATTGCAgcagtgttactgtgggatagcaggtatagtagggagagatgtgtctatagtaacagtggataatagtctctgggaagggagtgtgactgtgggatagcaggtatagtagggagagatggtgcctatagtaacagtgggataatagtctctgggaagggagtgtgactgtgggatagcaggtatagtagggagagatggtgcctatagtaacagtggataatagtctctgggaagggagtgtgact
Coding sequences:
- the LOC108703514 gene encoding metallo-beta-lactamase domain-containing protein 1-like yields the protein MASLQANATISLQYQTAPLESSHIPGSPHSVHVLLEGYSKDVGGDMFQADGSVTLIQGPLTVLVDTAGPWSRDSLLQSLQNQGVAPADVTHVICTHGHSDHVGNLNLFSHAEILVSYDLWRNGYYVAHDFRAGVPYVLPGGEGLEVVATPGHTGSDISLLVPGTSLGTVVVAGDLFEREGDGDSWRPLSEDPERQEDSRAAILKVADVIIPGHGPPFRVIKHGQLAQQETKNN